The Flexivirga oryzae DNA window CTACGCCGGGAAGCTGGTGGGCAACCGGATGCGGCGCGTCGAGCTCCCCTCCGTGCCCGGTCAGGCCTCCACGATGGCGGAGAACATCAACTGGAGCTCGAACGGCACGATGGTCGTGAGCGGCTGGACGGGCAACGACGACACGTTCACCGGCTATCCGTATTCGTCCACGCGGACGACCAACGGCCAGTGGAAGTTGCAGTCCCGACAGGCGCTGACCATCGGCGCGATCTACACGAACGTGGCGGCCCGGGTCGGCAACGACGTGTGGTCGGCGGACGACAACCTGCTGTGGGACAAGGACTGGACCGGCCTCACCCGATGGAACGGCACCGGCTGGAGCACGCTGCACTCGCTGTCCGCCCTCGCCGGGTACCACCCCGGTTCGATGGACGGGGACAAGCGCGGCGACGGCTGGTTGGTGGGCTACGACCAGGACCTCGCATCCCGGCAATGGCGCATCTGCGGTAGCCCGCGGACCGCGTTGTCCGATAAGGGGACCGGCGACACCGGCACGCCGGTCACCGTCGGTCGACGCCCTGCGACCACCTCGGTCGGACCGCGGGTGCAACGCACTCACACCAAGCCGGCGAGCGGAGCGTATGACGGGCTGCCGCGTCCCGCCGAGGACCGGACCGCAGCCACCACCGGCAGCGGCACCAGCAGCAGCATCGGCAAGACCCTGCACGGCCCGGCGATCGACCGGCTCCGCACGGCCCAGCCCAGGACGCTGACCGCCTCGAGTTACGTCGCGGTCGATGCCTGCGCCGAGCCGAAACAGCCGCATTCGATGCGCTGCCAGGCGAAGGTCGTCGCCCGGAGGACCGGCTCCACGGTCCGTGCTGCGGCCACCGACATACCTGCGGGCTACGGTCCCACGGACTTCCGCGCGGCATACCACCTGCCGAAGTCGGGTGGGTCCGGACGCACCGTCGCTGTTGTTGCGGCATACGGATATCCAACGTTGGCAAAGGATCTCGCGGCCTACCGGAAGGCCAGCGGACTACCGGCGTGCACGGTCGCGTCCGGCTGCCTCACGATCGTCGGGCAGAACGGCGGTAAGCCACCGACCGATGTCGACGAGGGCTGGGCGCTCGAGCAGGCGATGGATGTCCAGGCCGTCTCCGCGACCTGCCCGGCCTGCAAGATCCTGGTCGTGCAGGCCAAGAGTCCGTCCGACGGGGATCTGGGGGCGGCCAACCACCAGGCCGCGAAGCGGAAGTCGTTCGTGATCACCAACAGTTTCGGCCGCTCGGAGCTGTCGACCGATCTGTCGAGCACTTCCACCGTGGTGCCGAAGGGGACGCCGCTCGTGGCCTCCACGGGGGATGTCGGCCTGCAGCCGAGCTTCCCGTCCACGGTGCCGTCCGTGGTCGGCGTCGGCGGCACGACCCTGCTGCAGACACCGGGCACCAAGCGCGGGTGGGCCGAACACCTGTGGTCGCTGAGCAGTGGCGGCTGCTCGGCGGTGCAGCCGAAACCGGCCTTCCAGCGCCAGTCGTTCTGTGTCGCGGGGAAGTCGAGCTCCGTTGCGATCGTTGCGGATGCGGACCCCGCGTCCGGGGCCGCTGTCTACGACAGCACCGGTTACGAAGGGCAGACCGGCTGGTTCGTCCTCGGCGGCACCAGCCTCGCGTCACCGCTCACCGCAGGCATGTATGCCGCCCGCGGCATCAAGCCGTCGGTGCGCCAACTGTGGTCGGGTCAGCGCACGACGAACCCGGTGACCGGGGCCGGCACCAACGGCTGGTGCACACCGAAGATCGAGTGCACCGCGAACGCCAACCGCTACAGCGGCGCCAGCGGCTGGGGCTCGTTGGCCCGGTGACGTCACGCACCTCCCGGGCGGTCACGAACTCGTGCCGCCCGGGAGGTCACACCTCGTGGGCTGGGCCGATCTCCAGCGGCAGGTTGTCGATCAGCCGGGTCGTGCCCACCTTGGCGGCGACCGCGAGCAACGCGGGGCCGCGGTACCACTCCGGCACCTGCTCGAGTGAGTCCGGATGCACCAGCACCAGATAGTCGACCAGCGCCAGCGGCTCGCGGACCAGCACCTCACGGGCGGCACGACGCACCGCCGCGGGACCAGCGACAGACTGGTCGGCGCCGGCCTGCAGGGCCCGCGAAAGACTCAGTGCCACTTCACGATCCGCGGCGCTGAGGTAGGTGTTGCGGCTGCTGAGCGCGAGGCCGTCGGTTTCGCGGACGGTGGGCACGGCGATGACCTCGACCGGGAAGTCCAGGTCGCGCACCATCCGCCGGATCAGCAGCAGCTGCTGGGCGTCCTTCTGCCCGAAGAACGCGAAGTCCGGCTGGACCAGGTGCAACAGCTTGGCGACCACGGTCAGTACACCGTCGAAATGCCCTGGGCGAGAGGCACCTTCGAGCACCTCGCCCAGCGGCCCGGCCGACACCCGGACACCGGGTTCACCCTGCGGGTAGACGACGTCCGGGGTGGGTGCGAACACGACCGACACGTCTTCGCGTGCGCAGATCGCCAGGTCGTCGTCGAAGGTCTGCGGGTAGCGCGACAGGTCCTCCCCGACCGCGAACTGTAACGGGTTGAGGAAGATCGTGACCACCACGTGATCGGCGGATTTCCTTGCGGTCCGGATCAGCTCGGCATGCCCCTCGTGGAGCGCACCCATCGTCATCACGACGGCGACACTGCCGTCCAGTGCCTTGCGTGCGGGGAGCAGATCTTCGCGCGTGTGAGCGACCACCGGTTGTGACGTCATCGGGGTCCCCGCGAAGTATCGGAGCGAGGTACGAGCGTAGAACTTCGAGGGGTGATCATCGGTG harbors:
- a CDS encoding S53 family peptidase, with amino-acid sequence MTNIPRGTYGGHLAGSSSHDLFVETELPSGKSMIAHLHGDTWSMIPEAKAFGGDDGAINAMVSTKPGDLWAVGPRFTAVGATAVVTHYSGGTWHTVANNLATTPWSVPLSLNVSPTGELWVLGEDITSSAEVSVIRKPYAGKLVGNRMRRVELPSVPGQASTMAENINWSSNGTMVVSGWTGNDDTFTGYPYSSTRTTNGQWKLQSRQALTIGAIYTNVAARVGNDVWSADDNLLWDKDWTGLTRWNGTGWSTLHSLSALAGYHPGSMDGDKRGDGWLVGYDQDLASRQWRICGSPRTALSDKGTGDTGTPVTVGRRPATTSVGPRVQRTHTKPASGAYDGLPRPAEDRTAATTGSGTSSSIGKTLHGPAIDRLRTAQPRTLTASSYVAVDACAEPKQPHSMRCQAKVVARRTGSTVRAAATDIPAGYGPTDFRAAYHLPKSGGSGRTVAVVAAYGYPTLAKDLAAYRKASGLPACTVASGCLTIVGQNGGKPPTDVDEGWALEQAMDVQAVSATCPACKILVVQAKSPSDGDLGAANHQAAKRKSFVITNSFGRSELSTDLSSTSTVVPKGTPLVASTGDVGLQPSFPSTVPSVVGVGGTTLLQTPGTKRGWAEHLWSLSSGGCSAVQPKPAFQRQSFCVAGKSSSVAIVADADPASGAAVYDSTGYEGQTGWFVLGGTSLASPLTAGMYAARGIKPSVRQLWSGQRTTNPVTGAGTNGWCTPKIECTANANRYSGASGWGSLAR
- the panC gene encoding pantoate--beta-alanine ligase; its protein translation is MTSQPVVAHTREDLLPARKALDGSVAVVMTMGALHEGHAELIRTARKSADHVVVTIFLNPLQFAVGEDLSRYPQTFDDDLAICAREDVSVVFAPTPDVVYPQGEPGVRVSAGPLGEVLEGASRPGHFDGVLTVVAKLLHLVQPDFAFFGQKDAQQLLLIRRMVRDLDFPVEVIAVPTVRETDGLALSSRNTYLSAADREVALSLSRALQAGADQSVAGPAAVRRAAREVLVREPLALVDYLVLVHPDSLEQVPEWYRGPALLAVAAKVGTTRLIDNLPLEIGPAHEV